One region of Mucilaginibacter sp. 14171R-50 genomic DNA includes:
- a CDS encoding DinB family protein, with amino-acid sequence MKKLSFVIALLIMAGSSVFAQITKDQTVAEWTRAKAYTKAYLDAMPADGFSFKATPEVRTFAQQFLHLADANYFFIATASGKESPMGKGVSVEKTVAQTKEATTKAVMDSYDFAISTLQGMTDAQFQEEIAMGTRKATRGVLLAKAFEHQTHHRGQATIYLRLKGVTPPPEMLF; translated from the coding sequence ATGAAAAAATTATCATTTGTAATTGCCTTATTGATCATGGCCGGGAGTTCGGTTTTTGCACAGATCACCAAAGATCAAACCGTTGCCGAGTGGACGCGCGCTAAAGCTTATACCAAAGCCTATCTTGATGCTATGCCTGCCGACGGCTTCAGTTTTAAAGCAACACCCGAAGTGCGCACATTTGCCCAGCAATTTTTGCACTTAGCGGATGCCAACTACTTTTTTATTGCCACCGCGAGCGGAAAAGAGAGCCCAATGGGTAAAGGGGTATCGGTTGAAAAAACGGTAGCGCAAACCAAGGAGGCGACCACAAAAGCTGTAATGGACAGCTATGATTTTGCCATCAGCACCTTACAGGGTATGACTGATGCACAGTTTCAGGAAGAAATTGCCATGGGTACCAGAAAAGCAACCCGCGGGGTATTATTGGCTAAGGCGTTTGAGCACCAAACGCACCACCGCGGGCAGGCAACCATTTACCTGCGCTTAAAAGGCGTAACCCCACCGCCCGAGATGCTTTTCTAA